One stretch of Sardina pilchardus chromosome 17, fSarPil1.1, whole genome shotgun sequence DNA includes these proteins:
- the wu:fa56d06 gene encoding uncharacterized protein wu:fa56d06: MDLLAIPRTRLRTFGDAPTLWNTLPLNLRSAPSLPMFKNLNLEVNQTTQSLLIDPHAASERSQSNHNPGHDALPLRKVGRGRVRHVPPHRPMMVHTPLEDWQVVARVPVENHRQEPARTVDHADNRRQGTEPARRFLVDLNTGLLKDYVGEMSRKPSGFYVPPKSDGFRQGTENSHATLVDPMTGHLLLHTSEMKRGSIENLPILSDEFRHTSEMKRGSTENIDMPILPDEFRHSIEYSWLKKKDMQGKDIGKMESEVVAVPLVKGGWVRDADQVLRAAPEVVRRQGTEPSRRFLVDLNTGLLKDHVDEMDRKPSGFYVPPKSDGFRQGTENSHATLVDPMTGHLLLHTSEMKRGSIENEFRHTSEMKRGSTENEFSHSTGQLLHHASEMKRGSIAAAPEMDRRQGTEASRRFLVDLNSGLLKDHVDEISRKPSGFYVPPKSDGFKQGTENSHATLVDPMTGHLLLHTSEMKRGSIEKRIHAASEEFKHGMEYSHFKKQDDGHNEIMEPVHDTVNDEFSHSLEFSHFKMRNDIRGPAQRTDTAVWLRETLPVGVTCSGEIIDGRCYQFNPTPLTFSEAESSCQDLYAGGHIAAVTSADLHINLVSMVTVASNGPTLTWLGGVKKAQQYEWLDGSAWGYTDWMPGHPNLQKGRVTCVEMFRMEASWWTSVDCNLKRASICSFPMAA; the protein is encoded by the exons ATGGACCTGCTGGCCATCCCCCGCACCAGGTTGCGGACTTTTGGGGACGCTCCCACACTCTGGAACACTCTACCGCTCAATCTCCGCTCTGCCCCGTCCCTGCCCATGTTCAAAAACCTCAAT CTAGAAGTGAATCAGACCACCCAGAGTCTCCTGATTGATCCGCACGCCGCGTCCGAGCGCAGTCAGTCTAACCACAATCCAG GCCACGATGCTCTTCCTCTGAGGAAGGTGGGCAGAGGGAGGGTGAGGCATGTGCCCCCGCACCGACCCATGATGGTGCACACCCCCCTGGAGGATTGGCAGGTGGTGGCACGCGTTCCGGTAGAGAACCACCGACAGGAGCCGGCCCGGACAGTCGATCATGCAGACAACCGCAGACAGGGCACCGAACCGGCCCGCCGCTTCCTGGTGGACCTGAACACAGGCCTGCTGAAGGACTACGTTGGCGAGATGAGCAGGAAACCAtcaggct TCTACGTCCCTCCAAAGAGCGATGGCTTCAGGCAGGGCACTGAGAACTCCCACGCCACCCTGGTGGACCCCATGACAGGCCATCTGCTGCTGCACACCTCCGAGATGAAGAGGGGATCCATAGAAA ACTTGCCAATCCTTTCAGATGAGTTCAGGCACACCTCCGAGATGAAGAGGGGATCCACAGAGA ACATCGACATGCCAATCCTTCCAGATGAGTTCAGGCACAGCATTGAATACTCCTGGCTTAAGAAAAAGGACATGCAGGGCAAAGACATTGGGAAAA TGGAGAGTGAGGTGGTTGCTGTTCCCCTGGTGAAGGGAGGGTGGGTGAGAGATGCGGATCAGGTTCTGAGAGCAGCTCCCGAGGTGGTCCGCAGGCAGGGCACGGAACCGTCACGTCGCTTCCTGGTGGATTTGAACACAGGCCTGCTGAAGGACCACGTCGACGAGATGGACAGGAAACCATCaggat TCTACGTCCCTCCAAAGAGTGATGGCTTCAGGCAGGGCACTGAGAACTCCCACGCCACCCTGGTGGACCCCATGACAGGCCATCTGCTGCTGCACACCTCCGAGATGAAGAGGGGGTCCATAGAAA ATGAGTTCAGGCACACCTCCGAGATGAAGAGGGGATCCACAGAGA ATGAGTTCAGCCACAGCACAGGCCAGCTGCTGCATCACGCCTCCGAGATGAAGAGGGGGTCCATAGCAG CAGCTCCTGAGATGGACCGCAGGCAGGGCACAGAAGCGTCCCGTCGCTTCCTGGTGGACCTGAACTCAGGCCTGCTGAAGGACCACGTCGACGAGATAAGCAGGAAACCATCaggat TCTACGTCCCTCCAAAGAGCGATGGCTTCAAGCAGGGCACTGAGAACTCCCACGCCACCCTGGTGGACCCCATGACAGGCCATCTGCTGCTGCACACCTCAGAGATGAAGAGGGGGTCCATAGAGA aaaGGATCCATGCTGCCTCTGAGGAGTTCAAGCATGGCATGGAATATTCCCATTTTAAAAAACAGGATGACGGACATAATGAAATCATGGAGCCAGTCCATGACACTGTGAACG ATGAGTTCAGCCATAGTCTCGAGTTCTCCCATTTCAAAATGAGGAACGACATCAGGGGACCAGCCCAGAGGACAGACACAG cTGTGTGGTTGAGGGAGACACTTCCTGTGGGGGTGACGTGCTCAGGTGAAATCATTGACGGCAGGTGCTACCAGTTCAACCCAACCCCTCTGACCTTCAGTGAGGCAGAG TCCTCCTGTCAGGATCTCTATGCTGGCGGCCATATTGCTGCAGTGACCAGTGCTGACCTACACATAAACCTTGTCTCCATGGTGACAGTAGCCAGTAACGGCCCCACCCTCACCTGGCTGGGAGGAGTCAAAAAG gctcaGCAGTACGAGTGGCTGGATGGCTCTGCTTGGGGCTACACTGACTGGATGCCGGGCCATCCCAACCTGCAGAAAGGCAGGGTCACTTGTGTGGAGATGTTCAGGATGG agGCGAGCTGGTGGACATCTGTGGACTGCAACCTGAAGAGGGCTTCCATCTGCTCTTTCCCCATGGCAGCATGA